A window from Macaca fascicularis isolate 582-1 chromosome 20, T2T-MFA8v1.1 encodes these proteins:
- the LOC123570525 gene encoding uncharacterized protein, with product MPDRTPVPTNPNPPLPRPHGGDPAASSQTTQGHPAASSQTTRGRPAPSSQTTRGRPAPSSQTTRGLPAPSSQTTRGRPAPSSQTTRGRPAPSSQTTRGHPAPSSQTTRGGPCSLVPDHTGAPCSLFPDHTGGTLQPRPRPHGGALQPLPRPHGGDPAASSQTTRGRPAPSSQITLGDPAALSQTTRGRPAPSSQTTRGRPAASSQTTRGRPAASSQTTLGDPAPSSQTTRGGPCSRVPDHTGGGPCSLVPDHTGAPCTLFPDHTGAPCSLFPDHAAGGALHPLPRPHRGALQPHQRPHGGPAASSRTTRGRPAASSQTSRGRPAASSQTTRGRPAPSSQTTRGDPAASSQTTRGRPAASSQTQWGRPAASSQTTRGRPAASSQTMQGVLQPLPRPRGGRSAASSQTTRGRPAASSHTTRGRPAASSQTMRGVLHPLPRPRGGHSAASSQTTLGDPAASSQTTRGRPAASSQTMWGALQPLPGPHGGALQPRSVALLL from the exons ATGCCTGACCGGACCCCAGTGCCAACAAACCCGAACCCGCCTCTTCCCAGACCACACGGGGGGGACCCTGCAGCCTCGTCCCAGACCACACAGGGGCACCCTGCAGCCTCGTCCCAGACCACACGGGGGCGCCCTGCACCCTCTTCCCAGACCACACGGGGGCGCCCTGCACCCTCTTCCCAGACCACACGGGGGCTCCCTGCTCCCTCTTCCCAGACCACACGGGGGCGCCCTGCACCCTCTTCCCAGACCACACGGGGGCGCCCTGCACCCTCTTCCCAGACCACACGGGGGCACCCTGCTCCCTCTTCCCAGACCACACGGGGGGGACCCTGCAGCCTCGTCCCAGACCACACAGGGGCGCCCTGCAGCCTCTTCCCAGACCACACGGGGGGGACCCTGCAGCCTCGTCCCAGACCACACGGGGGCGCCCTGCAGCCTCTTCCCAGACCACACGGGGGGGACCCTGCAGCCTCGTCCCAGACCACACGGGGGCGCCCTGCACCCTCTTCCCAGATCACGCTGGGGGACCCTGCAGCCTTGTCCCAGACCACACGGGGGCGCCCTGCACCCTCTTCCCAGACCACACGGGGGCGCCCTGCAGCCTCGTCCCAGACCACACGGGGGCGCCCTGCAGCCTCTTCCCAGACCACGCTGGGGGACCCTGCACCCTCTTCCCAGACCACACGGGGGGGACCCTGCAGCCGCGTCCCAGACCACACGGGGGGGGGCCCCTGCAGCCTCGTCCCGGACCACACGGGGGCGCCCTGCACCCTCTTCCCAGACCACACGGGGGCGCCCTGCAGCCTCTTCCCAGACCACGCTGCGGGGGGGGCCCTGCACCCTCTTCCCAGACCACACAGGGGCGCCCTGCAGCCTCATCAGAGACCACACGGGGGGCCCGCAGCCTCGTCCCGGACCACACGGGGGCGCCCTGCAGCCTCTTCCCAGACCTCACGGGGGCGCCCTGCAGCCTCTTCCCAGACCACACGGGGGCGCCCTGCACCCTCTTCCCAGACCACACGGGGGGACCCTGCAGCCTCGTCCCAGACCACACGGGGGCGCCCTGCAGCCTCATCCCAGACCCAATGGGGGCGCCCTGCAGCCTCTTCCCAGACCACACGGGGGCGCCCTGCAGCCTCGTCCCAGACCATGCAGGGGGTCCTGCAACCTCTTCCCAGACCACGCGGGGGGCGCTCTGCAGCCTCTTCCCAGACCACACGGGGGCGCCCTGCAGCCTCTTCCCACACCACACGGGGGCGCCCTGCAGCCTCGTCCCAGACCATGCGGGGGGTCCTGCACCCTCTTCCCAGACCACGCGGGGGGCACTCTGCAGCCTCGTCCCAGACCACGCTGGGGGACCCTGCAGCCTCTTCCCAGACCACACGGGGGCGCCCTGCAGCCTCGTCCCAGACCATGTGGGGGGCCCTGCAACCTCTTCCCGGACCACACGGGGGCGCCCTGCAGCCTC GTTCTGTGGCTCTGCTGCTATGA